One region of Hydrogenobaculum sp. Y04AAS1 genomic DNA includes:
- a CDS encoding bifunctional 5,10-methylenetetrahydrofolate dehydrogenase/5,10-methenyltetrahydrofolate cyclohydrolase, protein MNILDGKSLAKKIKHNIKQEVKHLERKPKLVVVLVGDDQASLVYVKNKVQACADVGFSSQLDMFEKDVEEDVLLNHIKSLNEQEDVDGILVQLPLPSHISMQKVIDTIDPSKDVDGFHPQNMGKLFSGDLENAFIPCTPLGIKLLLDEYNIDLKGKNVCIVGAGFIVGKPLSMLMLNYDATVSVCHKYTKDIVEYTKTADILISATGVPFLIKDYMVKEGAVVIDVGISKVNGKIVGDVDFESISQKASFITPVPGGVGPMTVATLLLNTLKAYKQRI, encoded by the coding sequence ATGAATATACTAGATGGTAAAAGCTTAGCAAAGAAGATAAAGCACAACATAAAACAAGAGGTCAAACATCTTGAGAGAAAACCAAAGCTTGTAGTGGTGCTTGTGGGAGATGACCAAGCTAGTTTGGTGTATGTAAAAAACAAAGTCCAAGCTTGTGCAGATGTTGGTTTTAGCTCCCAACTTGATATGTTTGAAAAAGATGTAGAAGAAGATGTGCTTTTAAATCATATTAAAAGCCTAAATGAGCAAGAAGATGTAGATGGTATATTGGTACAGCTTCCATTGCCATCACATATATCAATGCAAAAAGTAATAGACACCATAGACCCATCAAAGGATGTAGACGGCTTTCATCCTCAAAATATGGGCAAGCTTTTTTCTGGGGATTTGGAAAACGCTTTTATCCCTTGTACACCTCTTGGTATTAAGCTTTTATTGGATGAATACAACATAGATCTAAAAGGTAAAAACGTATGTATAGTAGGAGCTGGTTTTATAGTGGGTAAACCTCTTTCTATGCTTATGCTAAATTACGATGCCACGGTAAGCGTATGCCACAAATACACAAAAGATATTGTAGAATACACAAAAACTGCCGATATACTTATATCAGCTACTGGAGTACCATTTTTGATAAAAGACTACATGGTAAAGGAGGGTGCAGTGGTGATAGATGTTGGTATTTCAAAAGTAAACGGGAAAATAGTTGGAGATGTAGATTTTGAAAGTATATCCCAAAAGGCCTCTTTTATAACACCTGTTCCTGGTGGTGTAGGGCCTATGACAGTAGCAACACTTCTTCTTAATACATTAAAAGCTTATAAACAACGCATATGA
- the ligA gene encoding NAD-dependent DNA ligase LigA, whose translation MNDKFFIDKTKEILKTYNLSPDKHPPKLSKEEAIKIINTLRELINYHDYRYYVLNQPVISDAEYDAIYKFLKSIEDNYPDLITPDSLTQRVSSDISSTFPQVKHLAPMLSLDNTYNEDDLRDFDRRVKELSGKEHIEYCVEPKYDGAGISLLYENDLFVRGATRGDGEVGEDVTKNLKTIKTIPLRANFSKQGIRLLEIRGEVIINKDDFKKINEERMAENLPPYANPRNLAAGSIRLQDPQEVVKRPLTALVYQITYVEPTNNMPKTHYGAIKMLHDLGFKTPFLDMKLCKNIQEVIDYCRYFESKRESLPYEIDGMVIKVNDISLYDELGFTSHAPRWATAFKFKAKQATTIILDVIFSVGRVGNITPVAKLEPVSLGGVTISSVSLFNEDFIREKDIHIKDTVIIERAGEVIPYVVSVVKEARPKDAKPIVFPKYCPSCGSKLVKAPGEVAWRCINISCPAQVVLRIRHFASKDAMDIKGLGEAVAQLLYDAKLVKNIADIYYLKFSDLVRLPRFAKKSAQNLIDAIEASKRRGLARVLYGLGIRYVGLTTAKKLASYYKDIWNIVKASEEDLRNIEDIGDIVARSIKEFFGLEQNINTIKRLEEAGVLLKEVSEAVSNKLAGLQFVFTGTLSCCTREVARQMVESLGATTSDSVTHHTSYLVVGQDPGATKLRKANMLGIKTISEEEFLRLLEDSK comes from the coding sequence ATGAATGACAAATTCTTTATAGACAAAACAAAAGAGATTTTAAAAACTTATAACCTTTCTCCAGACAAACATCCACCTAAACTTTCCAAAGAAGAAGCTATAAAAATAATCAATACGTTAAGAGAGCTTATAAATTATCACGACTATAGATATTATGTGTTAAATCAACCCGTTATATCAGATGCTGAGTACGATGCTATTTATAAATTTCTTAAAAGCATAGAAGATAATTATCCAGACTTGATAACCCCAGACTCACTCACTCAAAGGGTATCTTCCGATATATCAAGCACATTTCCTCAAGTAAAGCACTTAGCACCGATGCTTTCTTTAGACAACACTTACAACGAAGATGACTTAAGAGATTTTGATAGAAGAGTAAAAGAATTAAGCGGAAAAGAACATATAGAATACTGCGTTGAGCCAAAATACGACGGAGCTGGTATATCGCTTTTATACGAAAACGATCTATTTGTAAGAGGAGCTACTAGAGGAGATGGGGAAGTAGGTGAAGATGTTACTAAAAACCTAAAAACTATCAAGACGATACCACTAAGGGCAAATTTTTCAAAACAAGGTATTAGGCTTTTAGAAATAAGAGGAGAAGTCATAATAAATAAAGATGATTTTAAAAAGATAAACGAAGAGAGGATGGCGGAAAACTTACCTCCTTACGCAAATCCAAGGAATTTAGCGGCTGGTTCTATAAGACTTCAAGACCCCCAAGAAGTAGTCAAAAGACCTCTAACAGCCCTTGTCTACCAAATAACATACGTAGAACCCACAAACAATATGCCAAAAACTCACTACGGAGCTATAAAAATGCTTCATGATCTTGGTTTTAAAACGCCGTTTTTGGATATGAAACTCTGTAAAAATATCCAAGAGGTTATAGATTACTGTAGATACTTTGAATCAAAAAGAGAATCACTACCTTATGAAATAGATGGAATGGTGATAAAAGTAAACGATATATCTTTGTACGATGAACTAGGTTTTACATCGCATGCTCCAAGATGGGCCACTGCTTTTAAATTTAAAGCAAAACAAGCCACTACCATAATATTAGATGTGATATTTAGTGTTGGAAGAGTAGGCAATATAACACCAGTGGCAAAATTAGAACCGGTATCTTTGGGCGGGGTTACCATATCAAGTGTTTCTTTGTTCAATGAAGATTTTATAAGAGAAAAAGATATACACATAAAAGATACGGTTATTATAGAAAGGGCTGGTGAGGTGATACCTTATGTGGTTAGCGTTGTAAAAGAAGCAAGGCCCAAAGATGCCAAGCCAATCGTTTTTCCAAAGTATTGTCCTTCTTGTGGTTCTAAGCTTGTAAAAGCCCCCGGCGAAGTGGCTTGGAGGTGTATAAATATATCCTGCCCAGCTCAAGTGGTGTTAAGGATTAGGCATTTTGCATCAAAAGATGCAATGGATATAAAAGGTTTAGGGGAAGCTGTGGCTCAGCTTTTGTACGATGCCAAACTTGTGAAAAATATAGCAGATATCTACTATCTTAAATTTTCAGATTTGGTAAGGCTTCCAAGGTTTGCCAAAAAATCAGCTCAGAATCTTATAGATGCCATAGAAGCTTCAAAAAGAAGAGGCCTAGCAAGGGTGTTATATGGTCTTGGCATAAGATACGTAGGGCTTACCACTGCAAAAAAACTTGCTTCATATTACAAGGATATATGGAATATAGTAAAAGCCTCAGAAGAAGACTTAAGAAATATAGAGGATATAGGGGATATAGTTGCAAGAAGTATAAAAGAGTTTTTTGGCTTGGAGCAAAATATAAATACGATAAAAAGGTTAGAAGAAGCTGGTGTACTTTTAAAAGAAGTATCTGAAGCTGTGTCTAATAAGCTTGCCGGTTTACAATTTGTTTTCACGGGCACACTTTCTTGTTGTACCAGAGAGGTAGCCAGACAAATGGTAGAATCCCTTGGAGCCACTACATCAGATAGCGTAACTCATCATACATCTTACCTTGTGGTAGGACAGGATCCAGGTGCTACCAAACTAAGAAAAGCAAACATGCTAGGTATCAAAACTATAAGCGAAGAGGAGTTTTTAAGGCTTTTAGAAGATAGCAAGTAA